In Erpetoichthys calabaricus chromosome 4, fErpCal1.3, whole genome shotgun sequence, one genomic interval encodes:
- the kctd12.1 gene encoding BTB/POZ domain-containing protein KCTD12.1: MALADTTRGLSNGSTFPEIIELNVGGQVYVTRHATLISVPDSLLWTMFSQKKPKELARDSKGRYFLDRDGFLFRYILDYLRDLNLVLPDYFPEKSRLQREAEFFQLRDLSQRLSPKVSKENSISEEICQSDPEELTSVAGAGGSTNSLEPSRFAAPVGGANARSPSLESRKSGYITVGYRGSYTIGRDAQADAKFRRVARITVCGKTSLAKEVFGDTLNESRDPDRPPERYTSRYYLEYNLLEQAFDRLSESGFHMVACNSTGTCAYASNDPNEDKIWTSYTEYVFSRD; encoded by the coding sequence ATGGCTTTGGCAGACACCACACGTGGATTATCGAACGGCTCCACTTTCCCCGAGATCATCGAGCTGAATGTCGGCGGACAGGTGTACGTGACCCGACACGCCACGCTGATCTCCGTGCCGGACTCTCTGCTCTGGACCATGTTCAGCCAGAAAAAGCCAAAGGAGCTGGCCAGGGATAGCAAAGGACGCTACTTTCTGGACCGGGACGGCTTCCTGTTCCGCTACATTTTGGACTACCTGCGCGATCTCAACCTGGTGCTGCCCGACTACTTCCCGGAGAAGTCGCGGCTCCAGCGAGAAGCGGAGTTTTTCCAGCTGCGCGATCTCTCGCAGCGACTGAGCCCCAAAGTGAGCAAAGAAAACTCCATCAGCGAAGAGATCTGCCAGAGCGATCCCGAAGAGCTGACCTCCGTAGCCGGAGCGGGGGGCTCCACGAACAGCCTGGAGCCATCCCGATTCGCAGCCCCCGTCGGAGGCGCCAACGCCCGCTCGCCCTCGCTGGAGTCGCGCAAGTCGGGCTACATTACCGTGGGCTATAGGGGCTCGTACACGATCGGCAGGGACGCACAAGCGGATGCCAAGTTCCGGAGGGTCGCCCGGATCACCGTGTGTGGCAAGACTTCCTTGGCCAAAGAGGTTTTTGGAGACACTCTGAATGAGAGCAGGGACCCCGACCGGCCCCCAGAGAGGTACACCTCCCGGTACTACCTCGAGTATAATTTGTTGGAGCAGGCGTTCGATAGGCTCTCCGAGTCGGGTTTCCACATGGTGGCATGCAACTCCACGGGGACTTGCGCGTATGCCAGCAATGATCCCAATGAGGACAAGATCTGGACCAGCTACACAGAATATGTGTTCAGTAGGGACTGA